In Burkholderiales bacterium, the following proteins share a genomic window:
- the coaBC gene encoding bifunctional phosphopantothenoylcysteine decarboxylase/phosphopantothenate--cysteine ligase CoaBC encodes MSQPGKKRLLLGITGGIAAYKAAELTRLLVQEGIEVQVVMTEAACRFVGPPTFQALSGNMVYTDLWDARIANNMAHIDLSREADMVLVAPASADFIAKLVHGRADDLLSTLCLARECPLYVAPAMNRQMWENPPTQRNIAILEKDGVTILGPASGDQACGETGMGRMLEPETLLEEIKAGFQAKLLQGKRVLITAGPTFEAIDAVRGITNSSSGKMGYAVARAALEAGAEVALVSGPVSLAAPARARLIPVTSAQEMFAAVKESVGMADIFIGVAAVADYHVVNPSKQKIKKSGQNLNLQLAPNPDILEYVAGLPNAPFCVGFAAESENLQAHAEQKRRGKKIPLLAANLVQTTLGSDESELVLFDDAGAHPLPRAAKTTLARQLIKHIAQLYAKSRTVTAFKKNQAGK; translated from the coding sequence ATGAGTCAACCAGGTAAAAAACGTCTTCTGCTCGGCATCACTGGAGGCATCGCCGCTTACAAAGCCGCGGAATTGACGCGCCTTTTGGTGCAGGAAGGCATCGAGGTGCAGGTGGTGATGACCGAAGCGGCCTGTCGTTTTGTCGGCCCCCCAACGTTCCAGGCGCTCTCCGGCAACATGGTCTATACCGACCTGTGGGATGCGCGCATTGCCAACAACATGGCGCATATTGATTTGAGCCGCGAAGCCGACATGGTGCTGGTTGCGCCGGCGAGCGCCGACTTCATCGCCAAGCTGGTACACGGGCGCGCCGATGATTTGCTCTCCACGCTCTGTCTCGCGCGCGAATGCCCGCTGTATGTCGCGCCGGCGATGAACCGGCAAATGTGGGAAAACCCCCCCACCCAGCGCAACATCGCCATACTTGAAAAAGACGGCGTTACGATACTTGGACCCGCGAGCGGCGACCAGGCCTGCGGCGAGACCGGCATGGGGCGCATGCTCGAACCCGAGACGCTCCTGGAAGAAATCAAAGCGGGCTTTCAAGCGAAACTGCTTCAAGGCAAACGCGTGCTGATCACCGCCGGCCCGACATTTGAAGCGATTGATGCGGTGCGCGGCATCACCAATTCCAGCTCCGGCAAAATGGGCTATGCGGTCGCCCGTGCCGCGCTCGAAGCGGGAGCGGAAGTCGCCTTGGTAAGCGGCCCGGTGAGCCTTGCCGCTCCTGCCCGCGCCAGGCTCATTCCGGTCACCAGCGCGCAAGAAATGTTTGCGGCGGTCAAGGAATCAGTCGGGATGGCCGACATATTTATAGGTGTGGCGGCGGTCGCCGACTATCACGTGGTCAATCCAAGCAAACAGAAAATCAAGAAAAGCGGCCAGAACCTCAATCTCCAGCTTGCGCCCAATCCGGATATTCTGGAGTATGTCGCCGGCCTGCCCAACGCGCCCTTCTGCGTCGGTTTTGCCGCAGAAAGCGAAAACCTGCAGGCACACGCCGAACAAAAACGCCGCGGCAAGAAAATCCCGCTGCTTGCCGCCAATCTGGTGCAAACCACGCTGGGCAGTGACGAAAGCGAACTGGTTTTATTCGACGATGCGGGCGCGCACCCCCTGCCGCGCGCAGCAAAAACCACGCTCGCCCGGCAGTTGATCAAGCACATCGCACAGCTTTACGCCAAATCCCGCACGGTCACGGCGTTCAAGAAAAACCAAGCGGGCAAATGA